A region of Polyangiaceae bacterium DNA encodes the following proteins:
- a CDS encoding NrdH-redoxin: protein MAPLLRRALEALVIALLLSVVSPARAAGAADAADDGDCFDARGCPIDLSDLDDADDAGDAGASDAGSDALTARDERDAAAPPATHLVFFWGVGCTHCEDAKPFVAALGKERPDLTIELVEVRQDAKGRERFLETMRSLGATAVGVPTFVVGRRYVVGFAQGQSEAEIRALLGQGPLTEARTVDLPLVGRVDPAAIPLPVFTLMIGLLDGINPCAMWVLLVLLSILIHVKSRARLFLFGATFVVASGVVYFAFMTAWTQVFALVGLSRHLTVALGVVVLLMGLVNLKELIWFEKGVSLMIPDKAKPGLYRRMRGISRSASLPAAFAGIAVLAFVVNLIELGCTLGLPAIYTRILTLRTDLSTATRYGYLVLYNLAYVVPLALIVVVYAATLHRITLGERGAKVLKGVSGVLLVAFGALFLVAPDVLR from the coding sequence ATGGCCCCGCTGCTCCGCCGAGCGCTCGAAGCCCTGGTGATCGCGCTGCTTCTATCAGTCGTGAGCCCGGCTCGGGCGGCGGGCGCGGCGGACGCCGCTGACGACGGCGATTGTTTCGACGCCAGAGGCTGTCCCATCGACCTGAGCGATCTGGACGACGCCGACGACGCGGGCGACGCGGGCGCTTCCGACGCCGGCAGCGACGCGCTCACGGCCCGGGATGAGCGCGATGCTGCTGCCCCTCCAGCCACCCACCTCGTCTTCTTCTGGGGAGTTGGCTGCACCCACTGCGAGGATGCCAAGCCATTCGTCGCCGCGCTCGGGAAGGAGCGCCCGGACCTGACGATAGAGCTCGTGGAGGTGAGGCAAGACGCGAAGGGCCGAGAGCGATTCCTCGAGACCATGAGGTCGCTCGGCGCCACCGCGGTGGGCGTCCCCACCTTCGTCGTGGGGCGCCGCTACGTGGTCGGTTTTGCGCAGGGACAGAGCGAGGCCGAAATCCGTGCGCTCTTGGGGCAAGGCCCGCTGACCGAGGCGCGGACCGTGGACCTACCGCTGGTCGGACGGGTGGACCCAGCGGCGATTCCGCTGCCGGTGTTCACGCTGATGATCGGCCTGTTGGACGGCATCAACCCGTGCGCGATGTGGGTGCTCCTGGTCCTCTTGAGCATCTTGATCCACGTGAAGTCGCGCGCCCGCTTGTTCCTCTTCGGCGCGACGTTCGTCGTCGCCTCCGGCGTCGTCTACTTCGCCTTCATGACGGCCTGGACGCAGGTGTTCGCGCTGGTCGGGCTGTCGCGCCACCTCACCGTCGCGCTAGGGGTCGTCGTGCTGCTGATGGGACTCGTCAATCTCAAGGAGCTCATCTGGTTCGAGAAGGGCGTGTCGCTCATGATCCCCGACAAGGCGAAGCCCGGGCTGTACCGGCGGATGCGGGGCATCTCCAGGAGCGCGAGCCTGCCGGCCGCCTTCGCGGGCATCGCCGTGCTCGCGTTCGTGGTGAACCTGATCGAGCTCGGGTGCACGCTGGGGTTGCCCGCCATCTACACGCGCATCCTCACGCTGCGCACCGACCTGTCCACGGCGACGCGCTACGGCTACCTGGTGCTCTACAATCTCGCCTACGTCGTTCCGCTCGCACTCATCGTCGTCGTGTACGCCGCGACCCTCCATCGCATCACGCTGGGCGAGCGGGGAGCCAAGGTGCTGAAGGGCGTGAGCGGCGTGCTGCTGGTCGCGTTCGGCGCGCTCTTCCTCGTCGCTCCCGACGTCTTGCGGTGA